From Cellulomonas dongxiuzhuiae, the proteins below share one genomic window:
- a CDS encoding ATP-binding cassette domain-containing protein yields the protein MSTPMPGARADTHDLIRVHGARENNLQDVSVDLPKRRLTVFTGVSGSGKSSLVFGTVAAESQRLINETYSAFVQGFMPTLARPDVDVLEGLTTAIIVDQERMGANSRSTVGTVTDANAMLRILFSRLGDPHIGSPQAYSFNVPTVRASGAISVEQGHKRAQKVSFEQIGGMCARCEGMGKVNDFDLTALYDDAKSLEEGALTVPGYTMDGWYGRIFRSSGFFDAGKPIRDFTDKELHALLYKEPTRIKVEGINVTYEGLIPKIQKSFLAKDVDAMQPHIRAFVERAITFQTCPECGGTRLNEGARASRIGGVNIADVCAMQITDLAAWVRQLDEPSVAPLLGALRESLDSFVEIGLGYLSLDRPSGTLSGGEAQRTKMIRHLGSSLTDITYVFDEPTVGLHPHDIARMNDLLLRLRDKGNTVLVVEHKPEAIAIADHVVDLGPGAGTDGGHVVFEGTVEGLRRSGTLTGRHLDDRAALKPAVRPATGVLEIRGAATHNLRDVDVDVPLGVLVVVTGVAGSGKSSLIHGSVAGRDGVVAIDQGAIRGSRRSNPATYTGLLEPIRKAFAKANGVKPALFSANSEGACPVCNGAGVVYTDLGMMAGVSSTCEVCEGRRFLAEVLEYRLGGRDISEVLAMPATVAEEFFSAGESRIPAAHAILQRLVDVGLGYVTLGQPLTTLSGGERQRLKLATHLGDKGGVYVLDEPTTGLHLADVENLLGLLDRLVDAGKSVIVIEHHQAVMAHADWIIDLGPGAGHDGGRVVFEGTPTDLVADRSTLTGQHLAQYVGA from the coding sequence ATGAGCACCCCCATGCCCGGAGCCCGCGCCGACACCCACGACCTCATCCGCGTGCACGGCGCGCGGGAGAACAACCTGCAGGACGTCAGCGTCGACCTCCCCAAGCGGCGGCTCACCGTCTTCACGGGCGTCTCCGGGTCGGGCAAGAGCTCGCTGGTGTTCGGCACCGTCGCGGCGGAGTCGCAGCGGCTCATCAACGAGACCTACAGCGCCTTCGTGCAGGGCTTCATGCCGACCCTCGCGCGCCCCGACGTCGACGTCCTCGAGGGCCTGACCACCGCGATCATCGTCGACCAGGAGCGCATGGGCGCCAACTCGCGCTCGACGGTCGGCACCGTGACCGACGCCAACGCGATGCTGCGGATCCTGTTCAGCCGTCTCGGCGACCCGCACATCGGCTCCCCGCAGGCCTACTCGTTCAACGTGCCGACCGTCCGTGCCAGCGGCGCGATCTCCGTCGAGCAGGGTCACAAGCGCGCGCAGAAGGTCTCGTTCGAGCAGATCGGCGGCATGTGCGCCCGCTGCGAGGGCATGGGCAAGGTCAACGACTTCGACCTCACGGCGCTGTACGACGACGCGAAGTCGCTCGAGGAGGGCGCGCTGACCGTCCCCGGGTACACGATGGACGGCTGGTACGGCCGCATCTTCCGCTCGTCGGGGTTCTTCGACGCCGGCAAGCCGATCCGGGACTTCACCGACAAAGAGCTGCACGCACTCCTGTACAAGGAGCCGACCAGGATCAAGGTCGAGGGCATCAACGTCACCTACGAGGGCCTGATCCCCAAGATCCAGAAGTCGTTCCTCGCCAAGGACGTCGACGCGATGCAGCCGCACATCCGCGCGTTCGTCGAGCGCGCGATCACGTTCCAGACGTGCCCCGAGTGCGGCGGCACGCGCCTCAACGAGGGGGCCCGCGCGTCGCGCATCGGCGGGGTGAACATCGCCGACGTGTGCGCGATGCAGATCACCGACCTCGCCGCGTGGGTGCGGCAGCTCGACGAGCCGTCGGTCGCGCCGCTGCTCGGGGCGCTGCGCGAGAGCCTCGACTCGTTCGTCGAGATCGGGCTGGGGTACCTGTCGCTCGACCGCCCGTCCGGCACGCTGTCCGGCGGCGAGGCGCAGCGCACCAAGATGATCCGGCACCTCGGGTCCTCGCTCACCGACATCACCTACGTCTTCGACGAGCCGACCGTGGGCCTGCACCCGCACGACATCGCCCGCATGAACGACCTGCTGCTGCGGCTGCGGGACAAGGGCAACACGGTGCTCGTCGTCGAGCACAAGCCGGAGGCCATCGCGATCGCCGACCACGTCGTCGACCTCGGGCCCGGCGCGGGCACCGACGGCGGTCACGTGGTGTTCGAGGGGACGGTGGAGGGCCTGCGGCGCAGCGGCACCCTCACGGGGCGCCACCTCGACGACCGCGCGGCGCTCAAGCCCGCCGTCCGGCCGGCCACCGGGGTGCTCGAGATCCGTGGCGCGGCCACGCACAACCTGAGGGACGTCGACGTGGACGTGCCGCTCGGCGTGCTCGTCGTCGTCACCGGCGTGGCCGGGTCGGGCAAGAGCTCGCTGATCCACGGGTCCGTCGCGGGGCGCGACGGCGTGGTCGCGATCGACCAGGGCGCGATCCGCGGCTCGCGGCGTTCCAACCCCGCGACGTACACCGGGCTGCTCGAGCCGATCCGCAAGGCGTTCGCCAAGGCCAACGGCGTGAAGCCCGCGCTGTTCAGCGCCAACTCGGAGGGCGCGTGCCCCGTCTGCAACGGCGCGGGCGTCGTCTACACCGACCTCGGCATGATGGCCGGCGTCTCCAGCACGTGCGAGGTCTGCGAGGGCCGTCGCTTCCTGGCCGAGGTGCTGGAGTACCGGCTCGGCGGGCGGGACATCAGCGAGGTGCTCGCGATGCCCGCCACGGTGGCGGAGGAGTTCTTCTCCGCCGGTGAGTCGCGCATCCCCGCGGCGCACGCGATCCTGCAGCGCCTCGTCGACGTCGGGCTGGGGTACGTCACGCTCGGCCAGCCGCTCACGACGCTGTCCGGCGGTGAGCGCCAGCGCCTCAAGCTGGCGACGCACCTGGGCGACAAGGGCGGCGTCTACGTGCTGGACGAGCCGACCACCGGCCTGCACCTGGCCGACGTCGAGAACCTCCTCGGGCTGCTCGACCGGCTGGTCGACGCGGGCAAGTCCGTCATCGTGATCGAGCACCACCAGGCCGTCATGGCCCACGCGGACTGGATCATCGACCTGGGCCCCGGCGCGGGGCACGACGGTGGACGCGTGGTCTTCGAGGGCACGCCCACCGACCTGGTCGCGGACCGCTCGACGCTCACCGGGCAGCACCTGGCGCAGTACGTCGGCGCCTGA